A portion of the Halobacillus ihumii genome contains these proteins:
- a CDS encoding SET domain-containing protein, giving the protein MIEVRTSTITDDESDKGVFATRDIAKNELIHEAPVLPYPNEEHKHIEKTYLADYAFEYGSNHTAFLLGYGMMFNHSYQPNADYRVNFDNDSFDFYAYKDIKAGEEIFINYNGEVENDSPLWFNEEGEEE; this is encoded by the coding sequence TTGATAGAAGTTAGAACTTCCACAATTACTGATGACGAATCTGATAAAGGCGTATTCGCCACTCGCGATATTGCAAAAAATGAACTCATTCACGAAGCACCAGTGCTTCCTTATCCAAATGAGGAACATAAGCATATTGAGAAAACGTACCTTGCCGATTATGCATTTGAGTATGGCAGTAACCACACTGCCTTTCTTTTAGGGTATGGTATGATGTTCAATCATTCGTATCAGCCTAATGCAGATTACAGGGTTAACTTTGACAACGACTCGTTCGATTTCTATGCTTATAAGGATATTAAAGCAGGGGAAGAAATCTTTATTAACTATAATGGAGAAGTTGAGAACGACTCCCCACTTTGGTTTAACGAAGAGGGAGAAGAGGAATAA
- a CDS encoding peptidase E: protein MRQIIALGGGGFSMEPETPLLDTYILKQANKTIPKICFIPTASGDSDHYIKRFYNFFKNQSCEPSHLSLYNPPTRDLETFILEKDIIYVGGGNTKNLLALWKEWKLDNMLRQAWEQGIVLAGISAGSICWFEQGITDSYGTGLEPITCLGLLKGSNCPHYDGEPERRTMYQKFIKEKKLYGGIAGDDGVALHYIDQELNKIVSSRKNAKAYRVNSDSEKVLPTHFLGSN from the coding sequence ATGCGGCAGATTATTGCGTTAGGCGGCGGGGGTTTTTCGATGGAACCAGAAACCCCTTTGCTAGATACATATATATTAAAACAGGCCAATAAAACGATTCCTAAGATATGTTTTATTCCTACCGCTAGTGGAGATTCAGATCATTACATAAAAAGGTTTTATAACTTTTTTAAAAATCAATCGTGTGAACCTTCTCATCTTTCTTTATATAATCCCCCTACTAGAGACTTAGAAACTTTTATTCTAGAGAAGGATATTATTTATGTTGGAGGAGGAAACACGAAAAATCTATTGGCTCTATGGAAAGAATGGAAGCTGGATAACATGTTGAGACAAGCATGGGAACAGGGGATTGTCTTAGCCGGTATTAGTGCTGGATCTATTTGTTGGTTCGAGCAAGGAATAACAGACTCATACGGTACTGGTCTTGAACCGATTACATGTTTAGGGTTACTAAAAGGTAGTAACTGTCCTCATTACGATGGAGAACCGGAACGAAGAACGATGTATCAAAAATTTATTAAAGAGAAAAAGTTGTATGGTGGTATTGCGGGAGATGATGGAGTTGCTCTTCATTATATTGATCAAGAATTAAATAAAATTGTTAGTTCAAGAAAAAATGCTAAAGCTTATAGAGTTAATTCTGATAGTGAGAAGGTACTGCCAACACATTTTCTTGGTTCTAATTAG